In Candidatus Schekmanbacteria bacterium RIFCSPLOWO2_02_FULL_38_14, the sequence TGTCATCACCTAAGTTTGGCCCATGGTTTATCCCGGATACGACAAGGTCAGGCTTCTTGTCAAGGATGCCGTTTACTGCAAGATTGATGCAGTCAGTCGGAGTGCCGTCAACACTGTAGATGTTCTTATTGATTTTTTTTACCCTCAGGGGCCTTTGGAGAGTTAATGAGTGAGATGTTGCGCTTTGTTCCCTGTCTGGAGCAACTATAGTTACTTTATGTGATTTTGAAAAAGCCTTTATTAAACTCTTCAAACCAAGAGCTTCTATTCCATCATCATTGGAAATAAGAATATTCAATTTATTTTTAACCTGAGAATTACGCAAAACTCAACTTTGTGGTATTATTTTTACTGATGTGTATGTAAACTTTTATTTTAGTCGGGGCGAGAGGATTTGAACCTCCGACCCCTTGCACCCCATGCAAGTGCGCTAGCCAGGCTGCGCCACGCCCCGAGTTAATTTCATTACACTCTCTTTTTCAGCACAGAGAGAATATCCTGCAGGTCTTTTTTTATTGCAAGCAATTCTTCTCTGTTACCAGTAACAACATTTTCCTTCTCACCCCTTTTGCTCTCAAGAGAGTTTTCTTTGAGCCACTTTTTTGCGCCTGCAATAGTATATCCTTTTTCATATAAAAGTTTTTTGATATGAAGTACAGTTTCAATATCTTTTTTCTGGTAAACTCTCTGACCTTTTCTGTTTTTTGTCGGCTTTAACTGCTTGAATTCAGATTCCCAGAACCGCAAAACGTGTGTTTCAACACCTGCAATGTTACCCACTTCACCGATTTTAAAAAACATTTTGTCAGGAATAGTTGTTTCTGCTTTATCTTTTAAAAGAGGCAGTTCTTCGGTTCTGTCTGACATTAATTATTCCTCGGTTTGTTTTTCTTTCTTGTTTTCAGCAATTATTTTTTCGCACAAATGAGCCGGAACTTCCTCGTAATGAGAAGGTTCCATTGTAAAGTATCCCCTTCCGCCTGAGATTGACTTTAGGTCCGGGGCATAGCTAAGGACTTCAGCAAGAGGTATTGATGCCTTAATAACCTGTGTTTTCCCCATTGGTTCAACACCTTTCATTTTTCCTCTCCTGCTGTTAATGTCTCCTATTATATCTCCCATACAGTCATCAGGAACAATCACATCAATATTCATAATCGGTTCAAGAAGCACAGGTTTCGCTTCCATAAAGGCTTTCTTGAAACCCATTGAACCTGCGATTTTAAAAGCCATATCAGATGAATCCACTTCGTGGAAGGAACCATCAAAGAGTCTGACACGGATATCTACCACAGGAAATCCAGCAAGTTCTCCTGAGTGCATTGTTTCAACAATTCCCTTTTCTACTGATGGAATGTAGTTTTTAGGTATTGATCCCCCCTTAATCTCATCAATAAATTCAAATCCCTTGCCGTGGGGAAGAGGTTCGATTTTTATATGTGTGTCGCCGTACTGTCCCCGTCCTCCTGACTGACGCTTGTATCTTCCCTGAGCCTGTGCAGATGCTTTGATTGTTTCCCTGTATGGTATCTTTGGTGTTTTCATTACAACTTCTACTCCAAATTTTCTTTTGAGTTTCTCGACAGCAAGCTCAATGTGGGAAACTCCCATTCCTGAGAGAAGAAGCTCCTTTGTCTGAGATTCCCTTTTGAGTTTCAGCGTAAGGTCTTCTTCGCAAAGCCTCGCAAGACTTGAACTTGCTTTTTCATCATCCCCCATTGTTTTTGGTTCAATGGCAAAAGAAATCATAGGAGCCGGAAGTGTTATGAAATCATAAACAATTGCATTTTTATCACTATCGCAGATACTGTCTCCTGTTGCTGTTTCCTTTAATTTTGCAAATGCCGCAATGTCTCCAGTCTTTACCTGCTTTACTGGAATATGGTCTTTTCCCTGCATAAAAAATATCTGTCCGAATTTTTCTATCCTTTGTTTTTTTGAGTTGTAGAACTGAGAGTCAGAATCGAGTTTTCCTGAATAAACCCTGAAAAGGGTTAATTTGCCGGCAAAGGGGTCAGCTATTGTTTTAAAGATAAGAGCAGAAAACGGGTCTTTTAAATCCGGCTTTCTTTCTATTTCCTTATTGTCAGCAGATTTCCCTTTTACAGCGGGTCTTTCTGATGGCGATGGCAATAAAGAGACCACTGCATCGAGAAGCTCTTTCATCCCTATGTTTTTTATTGCAGAACCGCAGAGAACAGGAACCACATCTCCATCAACTATTCCTTTGCGGAGAAGCGGTAGTAAATCTTCTTCCTTTATCTCTCCTCCCTCAAGATATTTTTCCATCATCTTCTCATCCTGTTCCACGGATGACTCAATAAGCTTTTCCTTCAGCTTCTGGCATTCTCTTTTGATATCATCAGGAATATTTTCAGTGGAAAAATCTCCGGTTTCTCCTCCCTTGTAAATGTGTGCTTTGCCAGCGAGAAGGTCAACAACTCCCCTGAATGTTTGTTCAGCACCTATTGGGTAGGTGAGAGGTATGAATGATGCTTTAAAGGTTTTTTTCAGGCTATCCAGCACACGGTTGAAATCAGCCCTCTCTTTATCCATCATATTTATAAAGACAATTTTTGGCAAACGGAATTCATCAGCAAATTCCCATGTCCTTACTGTCTGTACTTTCACGCCTGAATGCGCATCAAGAACAATCACTGCAGCATCAGAGGCTTTTGCTGAGCTTTTTGTTTCTCCGACAAAATTTGCATCTCCGGGAGTATCAATTATGTTGATTTTATGTTTTTTCCATTCACAGAATCCAAGCGAGGAGTTGATTGTATGTTTCTTCTTGATTTCATCCGGGTCAAAATCAAATTTTGAAGTTCCGTTGTCAACTCTTCCAAACCTGTCAACAGCTTTGGCGGAAAACAGAATTGCATCACAGCAGGAGGTTTTTCCGTCACCTCCATGTCCCAGAACACAGATATTGCGCAGTTGCGTTAAGTCAAACTCTGCCATTTGAACCTCCAGAAGAGTAAGTTTTAAAGTTTTGTTTTAGTTTTGGGATATCAAGTTAATTGCAACACTCTTAATCTGACACTTTAACATTTGCCATATAAGGGTTAAACTGTCAAGGAGTTTAAAAATCGTTATTTCAACTTTATTTATATCATTTTTTATAAAATAAATGTATCAATTCTGATTTCAGAAATCATATTCAGGAAAAATGAATTTTTAAAATTAAAGATAACTTTTTCAGGTTTTCCTCTGATAGATGTAATATTCACGAATACATTTATCAGATGGGTTGCTGATATTCTATCCTTCACTGGAGTTCTTGCGCTTTATTTTATTTATATCTTCACAGGGAAACATAACAGGCAAAGAGAGGAATCTTATTAAGAGTGATATGTTATTTAAACAACGAGCATAGAGGCTATAGCGAAAGCGCGCCTGTGACGCATATCATAACGCAGTCACCGCAGTTTGTGCAATCCTCTTCCTTGAGGATAACGACATTTCCTGAAAGGAAGAGAGCCCCTTCCTTGCATTCATCAACACAAGTTCCGCATCCTATGCATTCTGGTATATTAATTTTAACCGGCATTTATTTTCCTCCTCCCAAAGCCTCTTTTTGCATCTTTTCTAAAGAGGATTGTTAAAAGGGTTTGAGGGATAAAGGGGGGCTGTGGGGGGATTAATAAGCCCTCGAATCCTCGAATCCAAGACTCCTTGAACCCTATCTATTTGAATCTGGAAGTTCTTACTTCTTCAGAATCAGCCTCATCTTACAATACCCTGCACCTCTTGCAAGCCCTTCCTGCCCATTCTTCTCTGCATGATGGGTCCACTCAAGCTTTGGATTAAGTCCCTTCATAAAACCTTCATCATGGGATTTTGACATTATCTCGCACATAAACCAGGGTTTATCCCAGATAGATTTCCATGCATCAAATATTGAGCACTCTGGAATGTGAGATTCACTCTCTGTGGGACAGAATTTTATTCTCTCAATCGCAAGCCCTGCAGCTCCCAAATGCTTATGGACATTGGGGTAGATATCTCTTAAGGCAACTGCTACATCAATCTCATTTTCCCTTCCCTCATAGCCATACTCCTTTTTATACCTTTTTCCCTCTTCTATTCCAAATTCATAAAAAGCCTTGCAGAGAACATCTATTGCTTCTCTTCCCCATTTCTCATGGACTGCCTTTACCATCAAAGCCATCCATCTTCCGTCTTTCCGGACAGCCTCTTTTGCAAACTCAACTACCTCCGGTGGAAAACCAAAATCATCAGCCATTTTTTTGCCTCCTAAATTATTTATTTAATTATTAATTTATGCTTGAATTAACTTTATCAATTAATTTTTTTTACGTGACCACCTCCCTACTCTGTTCTTCTCTGAAAGATGTAGAAACAGGTCTTTATAGGCTGACCGAGAATTCCCTTTTTGTCATTGCGAGCGACCGAAGGGAGCGTGGCAATCCGACGAAGTCGTTGCGAGCTTAAGCGAAGCAATCTAATGAGATTACCACGAGCCGATAAATCGGCTCTCGTAACGACCCTTCGGGTCGGATTGCTTCGTCGCTTTGCTCCTCGCAATGACATTCTCGGTCAGCCTGTTTAGACCTGTTAATAACAGACCTAAAGGTCTGTTTCTACAAATATCGTAAACCGCTCAATTAAATCTCTATTTTTTATAAATACAAACTCCTTAATATTTTTGCAAGGAATTTCACGTCTAACTCTGGCTATTTTTCGCAAACTGCCTTTTCTGGATTATCATTTTTTCTATGTCTTCCATTGTGATTTTCTGAAACATTGCTATTTTCTGTGCCATTTCAGGCTTTATCTCAGGAGTCTTTGCAATAATGCCAAAAAGCGCATTTATCTGCTCATAGGGATTCATGGCGCCTTCAAAGGTCTTCCCGTCCACAAGGCCAAACATATAATCAAGCTCTTCATCTGAGAAAAAGGGAAAGAGAAGACCAATTTTTAAATAATCCGCCATTGCCTGCGCAGTTTTATTCCATTTAAAAGAACCCTTCCAGAAATCTGAATAATTTTTCAGACCGCTTTTACCGTTCAACTCATCGCAAACTGCCTTTGCAGCATTATAGCCGCACATAAAAGCCCCCTGATACATTGTCTCTGCAAAACCTATTGAATCACCCGCAAAGAGAATATTTCCTGAAAACGGTTCTTGAGAAGGGGATATCAGATGGACAACAGCACCGGTATACTCGACAATCCTTGCGTCTTTGAACCAGTCGCTGAATTTTCCTTTATGAATGAATTCATCAAGAAAAATCTTGCAGTATTTGCCCGGGTTAACCCCGCTAATTCCTGCATAAAAATAATCTTTTCCTTCTGCGCAGGGAGCAACGTAAACCAAGCCGCCGCCTTTTGAATACGAAGAACCATAAAAGCTCATGAATGCCTTATTTTTATAAGGCAGTTTTACACCCTCCATAATGTATTGAAGGCTTGGACCTCTTCCGAAAATTTTCCTGCTGTTGTTTAATCCTATATTTTTTGCAATCCCTGATTTCAGTCCCTCTGCAACTATTGCCTTTTTACCTTCAATCCACGATTCCCCATTATTTTCCCTGACACATATTCTGACACTGTTTTCCCTGTTCTCAGCTTTAATTGCAAGAGAACCGCTTCTCAGTGTTACTCCTGTCCTTACTGTTTCATCAATCAATCCTGAGAGAAGGGCTTTGTTGTCAAAAAGATAATAAAGCGGCTGTTTTGTATTATGGACATGGACCTTGTTGCCGCAGGGAGAGAAACTTATAAGGTCGGGTACTTCATATAAAGGGCCATTATAATTTACTGAAAATCCATTTCTCGGGAATTTAAACAGATAAGAATTTTCAGATTTTTTTTCTACCCTAACCTCTTCTCCGTTAAAACCCGGTGTAGCAACAAGCATGCAGGTATTAGATCTTTTAAAAACCTTTGGATCAGGCTTTCTTTCAAGAAGCAAAACTTTCAAGCCTTTTTCAGAAGCGGTTTTTGCTGCAACAAGCCCTGCAGGTCCCGCACCGATTACAATTAGGTCATAAACCATAAGTAAACCTTATCCCTTATCTCAACTTCTTTTAATAACTTCCCGGAAGTGATGGAGGAACCCATACCTCGTTTTTTTATTAGCACACAGAGAAAATTCTGTCAACAAAGCCAGAGCAGGCAGGCGCCTCGCCTGTCCGATGGGATTTTCGGGTCAATGACGACCGTTAATATTATTTTTTACCCCGATGCCTGCCTGACGGTAGGCAGGCAAAGCATCGAGGAATTCTTTTTAATCAAAAAATTTGACTAAAGTGATTTTTTCAATATAAGATTATAGCTGTAAGGCAGAAAAATCTTAAAGTATCAGTCGAACGATTTAGATATTAGGATTTAGAATTTATTTTTGTTGAGGAGTGCAAAGTTGTCTAAAGACTATAAAATGCTTATTAACGGTGAATGGGTAAGCAGTGACGAGAAAATAGAAGTATTAAATCCATACAACGGAACAGTCCTTGGAACAGTTCCAAAAGCCACAAAGAGTGATTTGGATAATGCGATAAAAGCTGCTGAAGAAGGCTTTAAAGTCATTTCTAAAATGCCGGCATACCAGCGTTCAAAAATACTTGAAAATACCGCAAGGCTGATAGAAGAACAGCAGGAGGAGATTGCAAGAACCATATCCCTTGAAGCAGGAAAATCAATAAAATATTCAAGGATGGAAGTTAGCAGATCTGTTGAAACCTTTAAGTTTGCCTCTGAAGAAGCAAAGCAGATTCACGGAGAAACTGTTCCAATGGACGCATCAAAGGCAGGGGAAGGCAGAATGGGATTTTTTCTCAGGGTTCCAAAAGGAGTTATTGGAGCAATAACGCCATTCAACTTTCCTCTCAATCTTGTAGCGCACAAGGTTGCGCCTGCAATTGCAGCAGGAAATTCCGTAGTTTTAAAGCCTGCTACTGCAACTCCAATCACGTCAATAAAACTCGGTGAAATAATGATTGAGGCAGGTCTCCCAAAAGGAGTTTTAAATATTGTTACAGGCAGGGGTTCTGAATTAGGGGACTGGATTGTGACTGACGACAGAATAGCGATGATAACTTTCACAGGAAGCCTTGAAGTAGGAAAAAGGATTAAATCCATGGCAGGAATAAAGCCTGTTACCCTTGAACTTGGCTCCAATTCGGCAGTAATAATTGATGAGGGAGTAAATCCCGGGCAGGCAGTCCCAAGATGCATTATGGGAGGTTTTGCAAACTCTGGTCAGGTTTGCATTTCTGTCCAGAGAATCTATGTGCACCAGAGCATTGAGAAAAAATTCACTGAAGAATTTGTAGCCTCTATAAAAAAATTAAATGTTGGAAATCCCCTTGACAGCGATGTCGAGTTTGGACCAATGATTGATGAGAAAGAAGCGAGAAGAATAGAAGAATGGATTGATGAGGCAGTTAAACAGGGAGCAAAGGTTCTGACAGGCGGTAAAAGAAACGGCTCAATTGTTCAGGCAACAGTTCTAACTGATGTAACTGCTGATATGAAAGTTATAAAGGATGAAACATTTGCCCCTGTGGTATCAATTATCCCATTCAAAAATTTCGAGGAAGCAGTTTCAATGGTCAATAACTCAATATACGGCTTGAATGCAGGAGTTTATACAAACAACTTAAGGAATGCCATTATGGCAGCAAAAGAAATAAAGGTTGGCGGTGTTATAATCAATGATGTTCCAACCTTTCGTGTTGACCAAATGCCCTATGGAGGAGTTAAGAGCAGCGGAATAGGAAGAGAGGGATTAAAATATGCCATTGAAGAGATGACAGATATAAAGATGATAGTATTCAATGTATAGGATTTTTAGCTTTTAAATAAAGATAAAATGATAATAAAATCTCAAATAGCAGTTAATCTTCCAAACATTTTAACTTTTCTGAGATTCATTCTTACTCCGCTATTTCTAATTTTTTTCTGCATCTACTTTTTTTCAGCAGAAAAAAATTTCTTTGGGATTTTTGCAATATTTTTGTTTATTGTTATCTGCCTGACTGATATACTTGATGGATATATGGCAAGGAAAAAAGGAGTTGCAAGTACCTTTGGAATGTATTTTGATGTTTCTGCAGATTTCTTTTTCAGGTTCTCATCTTTCTTGCTTTTCTGTTTTCTAAAGATTATCCCTTTTGCTCTGGTTGTTGTTTATTCAATATTTTTCATTGAGTTTATTCTGATGTCTAAAATAAATACAGCAGAGAATATCATTCCGGAGATAAGCATTTTCAGAAAATCTGCCCCAATCCTTTATATGCTGTTTATAGGAGTAGTTATTCTTAAAGATTTTTTTCCTGATTCAATCTCCGGACTTATAAATCTATCAGCAATATCTTATGCCTTGGCTATTTTTACTCTGCTTGCCATTACAGAAATTCTGGTTTTCTTTAGCCTGAGAATTCTTCGCAGGGAAATATTGCAATGAAAAGAAGAAATTTTATTAAAGCAGCAGGAATCTGCGCAGGAACTTTCTGCCTCAATCCCTCTGCGCTTTCAGCGTTAGAAATAAGAGAGGATTTCAATAAAGACCTGAATGGTGCGGATGAGAGCTTTTCCACAGTAGCAATAGTTTCCCACAGCAAGGCATCATACCAGAATGGTAAAATCAACAGAAAAATAGTACGCCTTATGATTGATGAGGGACTTAAAGCAGTTACTAATTCAAAGACTGTTGAAGAGGCGTGGGAGAAAATATTCCCTGAGCATCTTGACAGTGAGATTATAGGTATAAAAGTCAATTCTGCCAACTACCAGCTTCCTACCCATCCTGAATTCACCTACTCGGTTGCAGACAGCCTCAGGGACAATGGCTACAAGGAGAATTATATTTTGATATGGGACTGTTATGAAAAAAATCTTATTAAATCAGGTTATAACATAAATGATAAAGAATTCAGCTATCTCTGTTTTGGTACAAGCCGATGGGGGGCAGGATATGATGACTCAGTTAAAGTTAAGATACCATCAGCGAACATTGAACTGCCTTTTAGCAAAATTCTTACCCAGCACTGCGATTATATCATCAATGCTCCTGTTTTGAAGAATGCAACCCCTTCGAAAGAAAGCGGGTTCAAGGCTTTTGCCGGTGTAACCCTGGCGCTGAAAAATGCTTATGGGTATATTCCTCTTAATGACCAGTTCTGGCAATTCAAGTTCTTTACTGCAATGGAGAATATGAAAGCAATGCACGTCAACAACTGTAATCCGCAGATTGCAGAACTCAATGCATCTCCTGTTATAAGGAAGAAAACAAAAATAAGTATTTGTGACGCAATTCTTGGAATTTATGATGGAGGTCCCTATGGCCCTCCGCAATGGATTGAAAACAAGATAATCATAAGCTCTGATATGGTGGCATTAGATACATGCGGGCTGAATATAGTTGAAAGCAAAAGAAAAGAGAAGGGATTGAATTCAGTTTCACCGCAGGCAACACATATTGCTTCTGCTGCAAGCCTTGGGCTTGGGAATAACGACTTTAAAAAGATAAAACAGATTATTCTTAATCTGGGTTGAAAGTGCTGATGGGGTATTTGAAATTACTGGATTTCATACATTATTCTGAAGTCGCCTTTTAAATCATCATAGAGTTTATTAAACATCAAAAAGCAGTTGTCATATTTTTTTCCGTTCTCTTTGTCAGGCTTAAGAGGTTTTCCAACTTTTATCCCGCTCTTAACAAACTTTTCAGTATTCTTTATGGCTCCGATTCCAAGCGCTGCAAGCGCGCTGATGCCAAAAGTTTCAGGAGATTCAACACTGCAAGGCACAATCTCCTTTTTCAGAACATTTGAGATTATCTGCTGAAGGAATCTGCTCTTACCTAATCCGCTTTCAAATATTTTTAAAACTCTTATATCAGAAACCATATCTTTTTCAAAAACTTCCAGATTTGTCCTTAAAGAATATGCTATCCCTTCAAACATAGCCCTGTAAAAATCACCCTTGGTAGATGATGGCGATATTCCAAAAAACACTCCTTTTGCATAGGGGTCCCATACAGGAGACCTCTCACCCATAAGGTATGGGAGGTAAATCAATCCCCCTGCACATGGCAAGGATTTTTGAGCTTCCTTTTCAAGCTCTTCAAACAGATTCTTTCCTGCAGGCTTTGTCCCAAATTCCCTGGCAAACAATTCTGCGGACATACCTGTCCCATCCATACAGGCAACAGAAAGATATTTCCCGTCATCTGAATAAAGAGTATTCAAAAACTCTTTCTTTAAAAGCGCCTGGTTTGCAACAATTCTGCAAAGCCTTCCAACAGTCCCAAGGATAATAAAGCCCTCATCCCTTACTTTTACATTCAAAGCAATGCCTGCGGCAACACTATTCATAGCTCCGGAAATCACAGGTATTCCTTGCTTCAGTCCTGTAACTTTTGATGCTCTGTCATCTGTCTCTCCAACCACTTCAGAGGATTTGTAAACATCAGGAAGTTTTTCATGAGGTATTCCAAGCCCTGTCAATATTTCCACTGACCATTTTTTCTGTCTTACATCATATAAAAGTGTTGTACAGGCTCTTGTTGTATCAATGCTGAATTTGCCTGTTAATTTGCCAACAATAAACCCTGAAGGGGAAAGAAATTTATATGTACCTTTAAAAACACTGCTTCTGTTTTCTTTAAGCCAGAGAATTGATGGCAGGGAAAAAGCACCCGGAGCAATTCTGTTACCGGTGATAGAGAACACTTCTTCATCACCTATCTTATCGCTTATGTACTTAACCTCATGCTGAGACCTCTTATCCATTTGCATAATTGCAGGAGCAATAGATTTCCCGTCCCTGTCAACGCATACGAGTGCATTTGTGCAGGAAACCCCTATTCCCAGAATTCTTTTTCCTTTTGCAACCTTATTTTTTGTAATCTTTTTTATGTTTTCAATAGTTGCCTTCCACCACTGTGTTTCCGGGTCTTCCTCAACACATCCTTTTGAAGAAGAGGTGAAGGAATAACTTACAGAGTTTTCAATCAGAAGTTTTCCGCCCACAGTGTACAAAGCTGCTTTTGCCATGGATGTTCCAATATCAATTCCAAGAATACAATCAGAACTTTTAGGCATTTTTCCCTCCAAAAAATTAATTAATGACTAACAATTGATAACTTATAACATAAAAACTTAAAGCCTATACCTTATTGCTTTGACAGTATTTTTTTTAAGGCACTTATAAGAAGATTGATATTATCTTTATTTGACGAGTAACCCATCAGACCTATTCTCCATATCTTTCCTGAAAGATTCCCAAGTCCTCCTCCAATTTCAATACCATACTCCTCAATGAGTTTTTTCCTTACATCCTTATCATCTGTTCCCTGAGGAATCAGTACGGAATTTAATGTTGGAAGCCTGTATTTTTCTTCTACGAGATATTTAATCCCAATGCCTTCAAGTTTTTCTGCAAGGTATCTGTAGTTCTCCTTGTGACGGCTGAACCGCTCTTCAAGCCCTTCTTCAATTATCAGTTTGAGAGCTTCTCTCAGGGCATAAATCATGGATACAGGAGCTGTATGGTGATATACCCTTTCTGAGCCCCAGTATTTTTCAATCATTGTAAGGTCAAGATACCAGCTCGGTATTCTTGTGCGCCTGCTTTTCATAACATTTATTGCTCTTTCATTTACGGTAAGTGGTGAGATTCCGGGGGGACAGCTAAGGCATTTCTGTGTTCCGCTGTAGCACACATCTATAAGCCACTCATCAACTTTAACAGGGACGCCACCCAAAGATGTCACTGTATCAACTATAAACAGCGAACCACTCTCTCTCACAAATTTTCCGAGTTCTTCTATTGGCTGAAGCACTCCTGTAGAAGTTTCAGCGTGGACTATGGCAACAGCTTTTGCTTTATTTTTCTTTAATTCATTTGCGATTCTGCTTATGTCAATTGGCTTTCCCCATTCTTCCCTGACCTCTACGACTTCAGCTTTTAAGCGTCTTAAAAGGTCTGCAATCCTTTCACCAAATACTCCTTTTATTCCAACAACAACCCTGTCCCCTTCTTCAACAAAATTTACAAACGCGGCTTCCATTCCGGCGCTTCCTGTTCCTGAAACAGGAATTGTCAGGCAGTTTTTTGTCTGAAATACCTTTCTTAAAAGCTCCATGGTCTGATCCATTATTTTCAGGAAAACAGGATCAAGATGTCCTATCATTGGCATGGACATTGCCTTTAATACCCGTGGATGAACATTGCTTGGACCAGGACCCATAAGTATTCTCACAGGGATTTTTATCTCTT encodes:
- a CDS encoding translation elongation factor G — encoded protein: MAEFDLTQLRNICVLGHGGDGKTSCCDAILFSAKAVDRFGRVDNGTSKFDFDPDEIKKKHTINSSLGFCEWKKHKINIIDTPGDANFVGETKSSAKASDAAVIVLDAHSGVKVQTVRTWEFADEFRLPKIVFINMMDKERADFNRVLDSLKKTFKASFIPLTYPIGAEQTFRGVVDLLAGKAHIYKGGETGDFSTENIPDDIKRECQKLKEKLIESSVEQDEKMMEKYLEGGEIKEEDLLPLLRKGIVDGDVVPVLCGSAIKNIGMKELLDAVVSLLPSPSERPAVKGKSADNKEIERKPDLKDPFSALIFKTIADPFAGKLTLFRVYSGKLDSDSQFYNSKKQRIEKFGQIFFMQGKDHIPVKQVKTGDIAAFAKLKETATGDSICDSDKNAIVYDFITLPAPMISFAIEPKTMGDDEKASSSLARLCEEDLTLKLKRESQTKELLLSGMGVSHIELAVEKLKRKFGVEVVMKTPKIPYRETIKASAQAQGRYKRQSGGRGQYGDTHIKIEPLPHGKGFEFIDEIKGGSIPKNYIPSVEKGIVETMHSGELAGFPVVDIRVRLFDGSFHEVDSSDMAFKIAGSMGFKKAFMEAKPVLLEPIMNIDVIVPDDCMGDIIGDINSRRGKMKGVEPMGKTQVIKASIPLAEVLSYAPDLKSISGGRGYFTMEPSHYEEVPAHLCEKIIAENKKEKQTEE
- a CDS encoding aldehyde dehydrogenase, whose product is MLINGEWVSSDEKIEVLNPYNGTVLGTVPKATKSDLDNAIKAAEEGFKVISKMPAYQRSKILENTARLIEEQQEEIARTISLEAGKSIKYSRMEVSRSVETFKFASEEAKQIHGETVPMDASKAGEGRMGFFLRVPKGVIGAITPFNFPLNLVAHKVAPAIAAGNSVVLKPATATPITSIKLGEIMIEAGLPKGVLNIVTGRGSELGDWIVTDDRIAMITFTGSLEVGKRIKSMAGIKPVTLELGSNSAVIIDEGVNPGQAVPRCIMGGFANSGQVCISVQRIYVHQSIEKKFTEEFVASIKKLNVGNPLDSDVEFGPMIDEKEARRIEEWIDEAVKQGAKVLTGGKRNGSIVQATVLTDVTADMKVIKDETFAPVVSIIPFKNFEEAVSMVNNSIYGLNAGVYTNNLRNAIMAAKEIKVGGVIINDVPTFRVDQMPYGGVKSSGIGREGLKYAIEEMTDIKMIVFNV
- a CDS encoding alanine--glyoxylate aminotransferase, producing MFDIAEEIKIPVRILMGPGPSNVHPRVLKAMSMPMIGHLDPVFLKIMDQTMELLRKVFQTKNCLTIPVSGTGSAGMEAAFVNFVEEGDRVVVGIKGVFGERIADLLRRLKAEVVEVREEWGKPIDISRIANELKKNKAKAVAIVHAETSTGVLQPIEELGKFVRESGSLFIVDTVTSLGGVPVKVDEWLIDVCYSGTQKCLSCPPGISPLTVNERAINVMKSRRTRIPSWYLDLTMIEKYWGSERVYHHTAPVSMIYALREALKLIIEEGLEERFSRHKENYRYLAEKLEGIGIKYLVEEKYRLPTLNSVLIPQGTDDKDVRKKLIEEYGIEIGGGLGNLSGKIWRIGLMGYSSNKDNINLLISALKKILSKQ